In one Chitinophaga sancti genomic region, the following are encoded:
- a CDS encoding response regulator: MQENTKQVYVVDDDEIFHFILKKMLEQKADNLEITSFLCAEDALAQLQDQPQYMLPNLIILDMNMQRMNGWDFIEAYKTIKPSLSQHIPIIMCSSSMDMRDMQKVQRTPELMAYITKPLDPMKMKVITDVLA; the protein is encoded by the coding sequence ATGCAGGAAAACACTAAGCAGGTGTACGTTGTAGACGATGATGAGATCTTTCATTTCATCCTGAAAAAGATGTTGGAACAAAAAGCCGACAATCTGGAGATCACCAGCTTCCTCTGTGCAGAAGATGCCCTGGCCCAGTTACAGGACCAGCCGCAATACATGCTGCCTAACTTAATCATCCTGGACATGAACATGCAACGTATGAATGGCTGGGATTTCATAGAAGCCTATAAGACTATCAAACCGAGCCTCAGTCAACATATTCCCATCATCATGTGCTCATCATCTATGGACATGAGGGATATGCAAAAAGTACAGCGCACGCCGGAGCTAATGGCCTACATCACCAAGCCCTTAGATCCGATGAAGATGAAAGTGATTACTGATGTACTTGCCTGA